Proteins encoded in a region of the Neodiprion virginianus isolate iyNeoVirg1 chromosome 2, iyNeoVirg1.1, whole genome shotgun sequence genome:
- the LOC124299208 gene encoding sodium/hydrogen exchanger 7 isoform X8 codes for MADSAMTVRYAVVVTIGVFLLKSCSGEETDIKLDKKAQLLHRLDSLNLLLYTFLLILTVLTIWTFKHRRLRFLHETGLAVIYGLIVGAIIRYGFTNSSTIVHMPVVPEPDGSHYNQSVPPDTLWLRFPESKGDGTTKNKTFAYSFRGEIYKRDNEIDLKATFDPEIFFNIILPPIIFHAGYSLKRKYFFRNLGAILTYALIGTTISSFVIGALMYTFIQLIPHLASSFTFLDTLYFGALISPTDPLTIISIFNDLHVDVNLYALVFGESVLNDAVAIVLSGSIQNYAERYQSGSGGFETWAFFQALGDFIRIFSLSLFIGATMGCVTALLTKFTRVRDFPLLESALFVLMSYSTFLIAEASDLTGVVAVLFCGICQAHYTYNNLSVDSRQRTKQLFELLNFLAENFIFSYIGVSMFTFPKHHFDPGFIFAGFFCALLGRAVNVYPLSFLLNLGRNPKIPSNYQHMLFCAGLRGAMSFALAIRNTVSDARQAMLTTTSLIVILTVILQGGATTQFLSWFNIPVGVDEEVEVLSYNGVRSGGSLSMGGSTSKTNEKALLARIWGNFDTHYMKPLLTHSRPTLLDTLPVCCGPLARILTTTQQMTQDNVARRVDSDSDLCLEDRDTDRRRTSIQPLGTVTGEVSPGQQPLHTRVALPGLIGRHL; via the exons ATGGCAGATTCAGCCATGACCGTTCGGTACGCCGTAGTTGTGACAATCGGtgtatttttgttaaaatcaTGCAGTGGAGAAGAGACGGACATAAAGTTAGACAAAAAGGCTCAATTGTTGCACAGGTTGGACAGCTTGAACTTGTTATTGTACACGTTTCTACTAATACTGACAGTGTTAACTATATGGACTTTCAAGCATCGCCGACTGCGATTCTTGCACGAGACTGGCCTCGCTGTCATCTACG GACTGATTGTCGGGGCAATAATCCGATATGGTTTCACAAATAGCAGCACAATAGTTCACATGCCTGTAGTACCGGAACCTGATGGTAGCCATTACAATCAGTCGGTACCACCGGATACATTGTGGTTACGTTTTCCGGAAAGTAAGGGTGATGGAACAACCAAGAACAAAACTTTTGCCTATTCCTTTCGTGGAGAAATTTATAAGCGAGACAACGAAATTGACCTCAAG GCTACATTTGATCCAGAAATCTTCTTCAACATTATTCTACCCCCGATTATATTCCATGCTGGATACAGTTTAAAGAGG AAATACTTCTTCAGAAATCTTGGCGCTATTTTGACCTACGCATTGATAGGAACTACCATATCTTCCTTTGTCATTGG cgCACTCATGTACACCTTCATACAGCTGATACCTCATTTAGCTTCATCGTTTACTTTCCTAGACACCTTGTACTTTGGTGCTCTGATCTCGCCAACCGATCCACTGACAATCATTTCCATATTCAACGATCTACACGTTGACGTGAATTTGTACGCTCTTGTCTTTGGAGAGAGTGTTTTGAATGATGCGGTTGCCATTGTGCTTAGTGG GTCTATTCAAAACTACGCCGAACGGTATCAGTCAGGCTCTGGCGGGTTTGAAACTTGGGCATTTTTCCAAGCCCTTGGAGATTTTATTAGAATATTCAGCCTGTCGCTGTTCATAGGAGCCACAATGGGCTGCGTTACTGCATTGCTGACTAAGTTCACCCGAGTTAGAGATTTCCCGTTGCTGGAATCTGCCCTCTTCGTCTTGATGTCCTACAGCACTTTTCTCATCGCCGAAGCCTCTGATCTTACAG GCGTCGTTGCTGTACTATTCTGTGGTATATGCCAAGCTCACTACACCTATAACAACTTGAGCGTCGATTCGCGACAACGGACTAAGCAGCTCTTTGAATTGCTCAATTTTTTagcagaaaattttattttcagctaCATCGGTGTCTCCATGTTCACTTTCCCAAAACATCATTTCGATCCAGGTTTCATTTTCGCTGGATTC TTCTGTGCATTGCTTGGTCGAGCAGTGAACGTTTACCCGTTATCCTTCCTCTTGAATTTGGGACGTAACCCAAAAATACCATCGAACTATCAGCACATGTTGTTTTGTGCCGGTTTAAGAGGAGCGATGAGCTTTGCTCTCGCCATTAGAAATACTGTGTCCGATGCTCGGCAAGCTATGCTAACAACGACGAGTCTGATTGTTATTCTCACAGTCATTCTACAGGGTGGTGCCACCACACAGTTTTTAAGCTGGTTCAACATACC TGTTGGTGTTGACGAAGAAGTTGAAGTATTATCTTACAATGGAGTACGAAGC GGTGGTTCCCTGTCGATGGGTGGAAGCACATcgaaaacaaatgaaaagGCTCTGCTTGCAAGAATATGGGGCAATTTTGACACCCATTACATGAAACCGTTACTTACTCACTCTCGACCAACCCTACTGGACACTCTACCGGTCTGTTGTGGTCCTTTGGCCAGGATCTTGACCACTACTCAGCAAATGACACAG GACAATGTGGCTCGGAGGGTGGATTCAGACTCTGACTTGTGCCTGGAGGATCGTGACACTGATAGGCGGAGGACGAGCATTCAGCCG CTTGGAACTGTGACGGGAGAAGTTAGTCCGGGGCAACAACCGCTGCACACACGAGTCGCCCTGCCAGGTTTGATTGGCAGACATTTATAA
- the LOC124299208 gene encoding sodium/hydrogen exchanger 7 isoform X7, which translates to MADSAMTVRYAVVVTIGVFLLKSCSGEETDIKLDKKAQLLHRLDSLNLLLYTFLLILTVLTIWTFKHRRLRFLHETGLAVIYGLIVGAIIRYGFTNSSTIVHMPVVPEPDGSHYNQSVPPDTLWLRFPESKGDGTTKNKTFAYSFRGEIYKRDNEIDLKATFDPEIFFNIILPPIIFHAGYSLKRKYFFRNLGAILTYALIGTTISSFVIGALMYTFIQLIPHLASSFTFLDTLYFGALISPTDPLTIISIFNDLHVDVNLYALVFGESVLNDAVAIVLSGSIQNYAERYQSGSGGFETWAFFQALGDFIRIFSLSLFIGATMGCVTALLTKFTRVRDFPLLESALFVLMSYSTFLIAEASDLTGVVAVLFCGICQAHYTYNNLSVDSRQRTKQLFELLNFLAENFIFSYIGVSMFTFPKHHFDPGFIFAGFFCALLGRAVNVYPLSFLLNLGRNPKIPSNYQHMLFCAGLRGAMSFALAIRNTVSDARQAMLTTTSLIVILTVILQGGATTQFLSWFNIPVGVDEEVEVLSYNGVRSYDSMQGGSLSMGGSTSKTNEKALLARIWGNFDTHYMKPLLTHSRPTLLDTLPVCCGPLARILTTTQQMTQDNVARRVDSDSDLCLEDRDTDRRRTSIQPLGTVTGEVSPGQQPLHTRVALPGLIGRHL; encoded by the exons ATGGCAGATTCAGCCATGACCGTTCGGTACGCCGTAGTTGTGACAATCGGtgtatttttgttaaaatcaTGCAGTGGAGAAGAGACGGACATAAAGTTAGACAAAAAGGCTCAATTGTTGCACAGGTTGGACAGCTTGAACTTGTTATTGTACACGTTTCTACTAATACTGACAGTGTTAACTATATGGACTTTCAAGCATCGCCGACTGCGATTCTTGCACGAGACTGGCCTCGCTGTCATCTACG GACTGATTGTCGGGGCAATAATCCGATATGGTTTCACAAATAGCAGCACAATAGTTCACATGCCTGTAGTACCGGAACCTGATGGTAGCCATTACAATCAGTCGGTACCACCGGATACATTGTGGTTACGTTTTCCGGAAAGTAAGGGTGATGGAACAACCAAGAACAAAACTTTTGCCTATTCCTTTCGTGGAGAAATTTATAAGCGAGACAACGAAATTGACCTCAAG GCTACATTTGATCCAGAAATCTTCTTCAACATTATTCTACCCCCGATTATATTCCATGCTGGATACAGTTTAAAGAGG AAATACTTCTTCAGAAATCTTGGCGCTATTTTGACCTACGCATTGATAGGAACTACCATATCTTCCTTTGTCATTGG cgCACTCATGTACACCTTCATACAGCTGATACCTCATTTAGCTTCATCGTTTACTTTCCTAGACACCTTGTACTTTGGTGCTCTGATCTCGCCAACCGATCCACTGACAATCATTTCCATATTCAACGATCTACACGTTGACGTGAATTTGTACGCTCTTGTCTTTGGAGAGAGTGTTTTGAATGATGCGGTTGCCATTGTGCTTAGTGG GTCTATTCAAAACTACGCCGAACGGTATCAGTCAGGCTCTGGCGGGTTTGAAACTTGGGCATTTTTCCAAGCCCTTGGAGATTTTATTAGAATATTCAGCCTGTCGCTGTTCATAGGAGCCACAATGGGCTGCGTTACTGCATTGCTGACTAAGTTCACCCGAGTTAGAGATTTCCCGTTGCTGGAATCTGCCCTCTTCGTCTTGATGTCCTACAGCACTTTTCTCATCGCCGAAGCCTCTGATCTTACAG GCGTCGTTGCTGTACTATTCTGTGGTATATGCCAAGCTCACTACACCTATAACAACTTGAGCGTCGATTCGCGACAACGGACTAAGCAGCTCTTTGAATTGCTCAATTTTTTagcagaaaattttattttcagctaCATCGGTGTCTCCATGTTCACTTTCCCAAAACATCATTTCGATCCAGGTTTCATTTTCGCTGGATTC TTCTGTGCATTGCTTGGTCGAGCAGTGAACGTTTACCCGTTATCCTTCCTCTTGAATTTGGGACGTAACCCAAAAATACCATCGAACTATCAGCACATGTTGTTTTGTGCCGGTTTAAGAGGAGCGATGAGCTTTGCTCTCGCCATTAGAAATACTGTGTCCGATGCTCGGCAAGCTATGCTAACAACGACGAGTCTGATTGTTATTCTCACAGTCATTCTACAGGGTGGTGCCACCACACAGTTTTTAAGCTGGTTCAACATACC TGTTGGTGTTGACGAAGAAGTTGAAGTATTATCTTACAATGGAGTACGAAGC TACGATTCTATGCAGGGTGGTTCCCTGTCGATGGGTGGAAGCACATcgaaaacaaatgaaaagGCTCTGCTTGCAAGAATATGGGGCAATTTTGACACCCATTACATGAAACCGTTACTTACTCACTCTCGACCAACCCTACTGGACACTCTACCGGTCTGTTGTGGTCCTTTGGCCAGGATCTTGACCACTACTCAGCAAATGACACAG GACAATGTGGCTCGGAGGGTGGATTCAGACTCTGACTTGTGCCTGGAGGATCGTGACACTGATAGGCGGAGGACGAGCATTCAGCCG CTTGGAACTGTGACGGGAGAAGTTAGTCCGGGGCAACAACCGCTGCACACACGAGTCGCCCTGCCAGGTTTGATTGGCAGACATTTATAA
- the LOC124299208 gene encoding sodium/hydrogen exchanger 6 isoform X3, giving the protein MADSAMTVRYAVVVTIGVFLLKSCSGEETDIKLDKKAQLLHRLDSLNLLLYTFLLILTVLTIWTFKHRRLRFLHETGLAVIYGLIVGAIIRYGFTNSSTIVHMPVVPEPDGSHYNQSVPPDTLWLRFPESKGDGTTKNKTFAYSFRGEIYKRDNEIDLKATFDPEIFFNIILPPIIFHAGYSLKRKYFFRNLGAILTYALIGTTISSFVIGALMYTFIQLIPHLASSFTFLDTLYFGALISPTDPLTIISIFNDLHVDVNLYALVFGESVLNDAVAIVLSGSIQNYAERYQSGSGGFETWAFFQALGDFIRIFSLSLFIGATMGCVTALLTKFTRVRDFPLLESALFVLMSYSTFLIAEASDLTGVVAVLFCGICQAHYTYNNLSVDSRQRTKQLFELLNFLAENFIFSYIGVSMFTFPKHHFDPGFIFAGFFCALLGRAVNVYPLSFLLNLGRNPKIPSNYQHMLFCAGLRGAMSFALAIRNTVSDARQAMLTTTSLIVILTVILQGGATTQFLSWFNIPVGVDEEVEVLSYNGVRSSAGDGGFGDPESRRERSPTGGSLSMGGSTSKTNEKALLARIWGNFDTHYMKPLLTHSRPTLLDTLPVCCGPLARILTTTQQMTQDNVARRVDSDSDLCLEDRDTDRRRTSIQPLGTVTGEVSPGQQPLHTRVALPGLIGRHL; this is encoded by the exons ATGGCAGATTCAGCCATGACCGTTCGGTACGCCGTAGTTGTGACAATCGGtgtatttttgttaaaatcaTGCAGTGGAGAAGAGACGGACATAAAGTTAGACAAAAAGGCTCAATTGTTGCACAGGTTGGACAGCTTGAACTTGTTATTGTACACGTTTCTACTAATACTGACAGTGTTAACTATATGGACTTTCAAGCATCGCCGACTGCGATTCTTGCACGAGACTGGCCTCGCTGTCATCTACG GACTGATTGTCGGGGCAATAATCCGATATGGTTTCACAAATAGCAGCACAATAGTTCACATGCCTGTAGTACCGGAACCTGATGGTAGCCATTACAATCAGTCGGTACCACCGGATACATTGTGGTTACGTTTTCCGGAAAGTAAGGGTGATGGAACAACCAAGAACAAAACTTTTGCCTATTCCTTTCGTGGAGAAATTTATAAGCGAGACAACGAAATTGACCTCAAG GCTACATTTGATCCAGAAATCTTCTTCAACATTATTCTACCCCCGATTATATTCCATGCTGGATACAGTTTAAAGAGG AAATACTTCTTCAGAAATCTTGGCGCTATTTTGACCTACGCATTGATAGGAACTACCATATCTTCCTTTGTCATTGG cgCACTCATGTACACCTTCATACAGCTGATACCTCATTTAGCTTCATCGTTTACTTTCCTAGACACCTTGTACTTTGGTGCTCTGATCTCGCCAACCGATCCACTGACAATCATTTCCATATTCAACGATCTACACGTTGACGTGAATTTGTACGCTCTTGTCTTTGGAGAGAGTGTTTTGAATGATGCGGTTGCCATTGTGCTTAGTGG GTCTATTCAAAACTACGCCGAACGGTATCAGTCAGGCTCTGGCGGGTTTGAAACTTGGGCATTTTTCCAAGCCCTTGGAGATTTTATTAGAATATTCAGCCTGTCGCTGTTCATAGGAGCCACAATGGGCTGCGTTACTGCATTGCTGACTAAGTTCACCCGAGTTAGAGATTTCCCGTTGCTGGAATCTGCCCTCTTCGTCTTGATGTCCTACAGCACTTTTCTCATCGCCGAAGCCTCTGATCTTACAG GCGTCGTTGCTGTACTATTCTGTGGTATATGCCAAGCTCACTACACCTATAACAACTTGAGCGTCGATTCGCGACAACGGACTAAGCAGCTCTTTGAATTGCTCAATTTTTTagcagaaaattttattttcagctaCATCGGTGTCTCCATGTTCACTTTCCCAAAACATCATTTCGATCCAGGTTTCATTTTCGCTGGATTC TTCTGTGCATTGCTTGGTCGAGCAGTGAACGTTTACCCGTTATCCTTCCTCTTGAATTTGGGACGTAACCCAAAAATACCATCGAACTATCAGCACATGTTGTTTTGTGCCGGTTTAAGAGGAGCGATGAGCTTTGCTCTCGCCATTAGAAATACTGTGTCCGATGCTCGGCAAGCTATGCTAACAACGACGAGTCTGATTGTTATTCTCACAGTCATTCTACAGGGTGGTGCCACCACACAGTTTTTAAGCTGGTTCAACATACC TGTTGGTGTTGACGAAGAAGTTGAAGTATTATCTTACAATGGAGTACGAAGC TCTGCTGGCGATGGTGGCTTTGGTGATCCAGAGAGTCGGCGTGAAAGAAGTCCCACG GGTGGTTCCCTGTCGATGGGTGGAAGCACATcgaaaacaaatgaaaagGCTCTGCTTGCAAGAATATGGGGCAATTTTGACACCCATTACATGAAACCGTTACTTACTCACTCTCGACCAACCCTACTGGACACTCTACCGGTCTGTTGTGGTCCTTTGGCCAGGATCTTGACCACTACTCAGCAAATGACACAG GACAATGTGGCTCGGAGGGTGGATTCAGACTCTGACTTGTGCCTGGAGGATCGTGACACTGATAGGCGGAGGACGAGCATTCAGCCG CTTGGAACTGTGACGGGAGAAGTTAGTCCGGGGCAACAACCGCTGCACACACGAGTCGCCCTGCCAGGTTTGATTGGCAGACATTTATAA
- the LOC124299208 gene encoding sodium/hydrogen exchanger 7 isoform X2, with protein sequence MADSAMTVRYAVVVTIGVFLLKSCSGEETDIKLDKKAQLLHRLDSLNLLLYTFLLILTVLTIWTFKHRRLRFLHETGLAVIYGLIVGAIIRYGFTNSSTIVHMPVVPEPDGSHYNQSVPPDTLWLRFPESKGDGTTKNKTFAYSFRGEIYKRDNEIDLKATFDPEIFFNIILPPIIFHAGYSLKRKYFFRNLGAILTYALIGTTISSFVIGALMYTFIQLIPHLASSFTFLDTLYFGALISPTDPLTIISIFNDLHVDVNLYALVFGESVLNDAVAIVLSGSIQNYAERYQSGSGGFETWAFFQALGDFIRIFSLSLFIGATMGCVTALLTKFTRVRDFPLLESALFVLMSYSTFLIAEASDLTGVVAVLFCGICQAHYTYNNLSVDSRQRTKQLFELLNFLAENFIFSYIGVSMFTFPKHHFDPGFIFAGFFCALLGRAVNVYPLSFLLNLGRNPKIPSNYQHMLFCAGLRGAMSFALAIRNTVSDARQAMLTTTSLIVILTVILQGGATTQFLSWFNIPVGVDEEVEVLSYNGVRSSAGDGGFGDPESRRERSPTYDSMQGGSLSMGGSTSKTNEKALLARIWGNFDTHYMKPLLTHSRPTLLDTLPVCCGPLARILTTTQQMTQDNVARRVDSDSDLCLEDRDTDRRRTSIQPLGTVTGEVSPGQQPLHTRVALPGLIGRHL encoded by the exons ATGGCAGATTCAGCCATGACCGTTCGGTACGCCGTAGTTGTGACAATCGGtgtatttttgttaaaatcaTGCAGTGGAGAAGAGACGGACATAAAGTTAGACAAAAAGGCTCAATTGTTGCACAGGTTGGACAGCTTGAACTTGTTATTGTACACGTTTCTACTAATACTGACAGTGTTAACTATATGGACTTTCAAGCATCGCCGACTGCGATTCTTGCACGAGACTGGCCTCGCTGTCATCTACG GACTGATTGTCGGGGCAATAATCCGATATGGTTTCACAAATAGCAGCACAATAGTTCACATGCCTGTAGTACCGGAACCTGATGGTAGCCATTACAATCAGTCGGTACCACCGGATACATTGTGGTTACGTTTTCCGGAAAGTAAGGGTGATGGAACAACCAAGAACAAAACTTTTGCCTATTCCTTTCGTGGAGAAATTTATAAGCGAGACAACGAAATTGACCTCAAG GCTACATTTGATCCAGAAATCTTCTTCAACATTATTCTACCCCCGATTATATTCCATGCTGGATACAGTTTAAAGAGG AAATACTTCTTCAGAAATCTTGGCGCTATTTTGACCTACGCATTGATAGGAACTACCATATCTTCCTTTGTCATTGG cgCACTCATGTACACCTTCATACAGCTGATACCTCATTTAGCTTCATCGTTTACTTTCCTAGACACCTTGTACTTTGGTGCTCTGATCTCGCCAACCGATCCACTGACAATCATTTCCATATTCAACGATCTACACGTTGACGTGAATTTGTACGCTCTTGTCTTTGGAGAGAGTGTTTTGAATGATGCGGTTGCCATTGTGCTTAGTGG GTCTATTCAAAACTACGCCGAACGGTATCAGTCAGGCTCTGGCGGGTTTGAAACTTGGGCATTTTTCCAAGCCCTTGGAGATTTTATTAGAATATTCAGCCTGTCGCTGTTCATAGGAGCCACAATGGGCTGCGTTACTGCATTGCTGACTAAGTTCACCCGAGTTAGAGATTTCCCGTTGCTGGAATCTGCCCTCTTCGTCTTGATGTCCTACAGCACTTTTCTCATCGCCGAAGCCTCTGATCTTACAG GCGTCGTTGCTGTACTATTCTGTGGTATATGCCAAGCTCACTACACCTATAACAACTTGAGCGTCGATTCGCGACAACGGACTAAGCAGCTCTTTGAATTGCTCAATTTTTTagcagaaaattttattttcagctaCATCGGTGTCTCCATGTTCACTTTCCCAAAACATCATTTCGATCCAGGTTTCATTTTCGCTGGATTC TTCTGTGCATTGCTTGGTCGAGCAGTGAACGTTTACCCGTTATCCTTCCTCTTGAATTTGGGACGTAACCCAAAAATACCATCGAACTATCAGCACATGTTGTTTTGTGCCGGTTTAAGAGGAGCGATGAGCTTTGCTCTCGCCATTAGAAATACTGTGTCCGATGCTCGGCAAGCTATGCTAACAACGACGAGTCTGATTGTTATTCTCACAGTCATTCTACAGGGTGGTGCCACCACACAGTTTTTAAGCTGGTTCAACATACC TGTTGGTGTTGACGAAGAAGTTGAAGTATTATCTTACAATGGAGTACGAAGC TCTGCTGGCGATGGTGGCTTTGGTGATCCAGAGAGTCGGCGTGAAAGAAGTCCCACG TACGATTCTATGCAGGGTGGTTCCCTGTCGATGGGTGGAAGCACATcgaaaacaaatgaaaagGCTCTGCTTGCAAGAATATGGGGCAATTTTGACACCCATTACATGAAACCGTTACTTACTCACTCTCGACCAACCCTACTGGACACTCTACCGGTCTGTTGTGGTCCTTTGGCCAGGATCTTGACCACTACTCAGCAAATGACACAG GACAATGTGGCTCGGAGGGTGGATTCAGACTCTGACTTGTGCCTGGAGGATCGTGACACTGATAGGCGGAGGACGAGCATTCAGCCG CTTGGAACTGTGACGGGAGAAGTTAGTCCGGGGCAACAACCGCTGCACACACGAGTCGCCCTGCCAGGTTTGATTGGCAGACATTTATAA
- the LOC124299208 gene encoding sodium/hydrogen exchanger 7 isoform X5: MADSAMTVRYAVVVTIGVFLLKSCSGEETDIKLDKKAQLLHRLDSLNLLLYTFLLILTVLTIWTFKHRRLRFLHETGLAVIYGLIVGAIIRYGFTNSSTIVHMPVVPEPDGSHYNQSVPPDTLWLRFPESKGDGTTKNKTFAYSFRGEIYKRDNEIDLKATFDPEIFFNIILPPIIFHAGYSLKRKYFFRNLGAILTYALIGTTISSFVIGALMYTFIQLIPHLASSFTFLDTLYFGALISPTDPLTIISIFNDLHVDVNLYALVFGESVLNDAVAIVLSGSIQNYAERYQSGSGGFETWAFFQALGDFIRIFSLSLFIGATMGCVTALLTKFTRVRDFPLLESALFVLMSYSTFLIAEASDLTGVVAVLFCGICQAHYTYNNLSVDSRQRTKQLFELLNFLAENFIFSYIGVSMFTFPKHHFDPGFIFAGFFCALLGRAVNVYPLSFLLNLGRNPKIPSNYQHMLFCAGLRGAMSFALAIRNTVSDARQAMLTTTSLIVILTVILQGGATTQFLSWFNIPVGVDEEVEVLSYNGVRSSAGDGGFGDPESRRERSPTYDSMQGGSLSMGGSTSKTNEKALLARIWGNFDTHYMKPLLTHSRPTLLDTLPVCCGPLARILTTTQQMTQDNVARRVDSDSDLCLEDRDTDRRRTSIQPTCIPISPANGMHL, translated from the exons ATGGCAGATTCAGCCATGACCGTTCGGTACGCCGTAGTTGTGACAATCGGtgtatttttgttaaaatcaTGCAGTGGAGAAGAGACGGACATAAAGTTAGACAAAAAGGCTCAATTGTTGCACAGGTTGGACAGCTTGAACTTGTTATTGTACACGTTTCTACTAATACTGACAGTGTTAACTATATGGACTTTCAAGCATCGCCGACTGCGATTCTTGCACGAGACTGGCCTCGCTGTCATCTACG GACTGATTGTCGGGGCAATAATCCGATATGGTTTCACAAATAGCAGCACAATAGTTCACATGCCTGTAGTACCGGAACCTGATGGTAGCCATTACAATCAGTCGGTACCACCGGATACATTGTGGTTACGTTTTCCGGAAAGTAAGGGTGATGGAACAACCAAGAACAAAACTTTTGCCTATTCCTTTCGTGGAGAAATTTATAAGCGAGACAACGAAATTGACCTCAAG GCTACATTTGATCCAGAAATCTTCTTCAACATTATTCTACCCCCGATTATATTCCATGCTGGATACAGTTTAAAGAGG AAATACTTCTTCAGAAATCTTGGCGCTATTTTGACCTACGCATTGATAGGAACTACCATATCTTCCTTTGTCATTGG cgCACTCATGTACACCTTCATACAGCTGATACCTCATTTAGCTTCATCGTTTACTTTCCTAGACACCTTGTACTTTGGTGCTCTGATCTCGCCAACCGATCCACTGACAATCATTTCCATATTCAACGATCTACACGTTGACGTGAATTTGTACGCTCTTGTCTTTGGAGAGAGTGTTTTGAATGATGCGGTTGCCATTGTGCTTAGTGG GTCTATTCAAAACTACGCCGAACGGTATCAGTCAGGCTCTGGCGGGTTTGAAACTTGGGCATTTTTCCAAGCCCTTGGAGATTTTATTAGAATATTCAGCCTGTCGCTGTTCATAGGAGCCACAATGGGCTGCGTTACTGCATTGCTGACTAAGTTCACCCGAGTTAGAGATTTCCCGTTGCTGGAATCTGCCCTCTTCGTCTTGATGTCCTACAGCACTTTTCTCATCGCCGAAGCCTCTGATCTTACAG GCGTCGTTGCTGTACTATTCTGTGGTATATGCCAAGCTCACTACACCTATAACAACTTGAGCGTCGATTCGCGACAACGGACTAAGCAGCTCTTTGAATTGCTCAATTTTTTagcagaaaattttattttcagctaCATCGGTGTCTCCATGTTCACTTTCCCAAAACATCATTTCGATCCAGGTTTCATTTTCGCTGGATTC TTCTGTGCATTGCTTGGTCGAGCAGTGAACGTTTACCCGTTATCCTTCCTCTTGAATTTGGGACGTAACCCAAAAATACCATCGAACTATCAGCACATGTTGTTTTGTGCCGGTTTAAGAGGAGCGATGAGCTTTGCTCTCGCCATTAGAAATACTGTGTCCGATGCTCGGCAAGCTATGCTAACAACGACGAGTCTGATTGTTATTCTCACAGTCATTCTACAGGGTGGTGCCACCACACAGTTTTTAAGCTGGTTCAACATACC TGTTGGTGTTGACGAAGAAGTTGAAGTATTATCTTACAATGGAGTACGAAGC TCTGCTGGCGATGGTGGCTTTGGTGATCCAGAGAGTCGGCGTGAAAGAAGTCCCACG TACGATTCTATGCAGGGTGGTTCCCTGTCGATGGGTGGAAGCACATcgaaaacaaatgaaaagGCTCTGCTTGCAAGAATATGGGGCAATTTTGACACCCATTACATGAAACCGTTACTTACTCACTCTCGACCAACCCTACTGGACACTCTACCGGTCTGTTGTGGTCCTTTGGCCAGGATCTTGACCACTACTCAGCAAATGACACAG GACAATGTGGCTCGGAGGGTGGATTCAGACTCTGACTTGTGCCTGGAGGATCGTGACACTGATAGGCGGAGGACGAGCATTCAGCCG ACGTGTATTCCAATCAGCCCTGCTAACGGAATGCATTTATGA